Genomic segment of Phycisphaerae bacterium:
CGGTCGTAGCGGATGGCGGCGTGGAGGGCTTCTCGCGTCTTGTTAAGCACGGTGAGCGGGTCGGATTCACGGCGGAGGCCGGCGCGTTCGGCGAAGGCGCTGAGCGGGTCAGACGGTTTGGCGAAGTAGCTGGGGTGCAGCCAGTCCCAATGCTCGGCGCTGCCGGCGAGGGCGTCGAGTTGGTTCCATGCGCTCGCCTCCCCGGCCGGAGGGGATGCGCCGTTGGCGTACGTCTCCACCAGGGCGACGGCCGTGACTTCGAGATGGTCATGGACCGAGGGGATGTCGAAGTGCTGGACGACGTTGCCGAGATAGTCGGTGTAGGAATGGGTGCGGGCGGCGGGCGACGTCTTCAAGTTGAATTCGTGACAGCGCTGGGAGGCCTCCGAGCGCGGCTTCATCCGCACTTCCATCACGCTCTCGCGGATGGGCTGGTCGTAACGGAAGGCGGTGGTGTGGTGGATTTTGTAAAGCATAGTGATGTTCAGGCTTCTACGAGTTCTCCCTGCAAGACCGAGTCAACGGTATAGCTGATGTACTGGTTGTAGACGGCGTCGTGGACGGAGGCGCCGGTTTTTACAACCGTGTTCAAATACGTTCCGAGGTCGCCCGCCAAAACTTCATCGATAGTGCCGTAGGCAAGGTCGGCGTTCAGGCGGCCGGCGAGACGGCAGGCAGGGGCAATATGCGCCGTGCCCGTCCAACCGGCGATGCCGGTAATGGCCTTGTCAATCTGGCGGGCGCAAAAGCGGACCGCGTGGGGAAACTCGACGTTGAGCAGGAGGAAGTCGAGGATGCGCCGCGGCTGCAATTCGACGGTGTGCACGCGGCAGTAGGCTTCGTAAGCCGAACACATGCGGAGGAGGCCAGCCCAGGCGACGAAATCGGAGGGCGTGGCCTCGCGATCGTCACCAGCGCCGCGCATGCCGAAATGTGAGTCGAGCAGCCAGGCGAGCACGATGGCGCGCTCCAGGTAGCGGCCGAGGCGGATGAACTGCCAGCCTTCGCCATGGTTGAGCGCCGAATCCGAGAGACCGGCGACGAGCTGCGCGCCGCGTTGCACGCCGCGGAAGAAGGCGTGGGGACCGGCGGCCCAGAGGCGATCGGTGTTCATGTCGCGCATCGACAGGTATAGGTTGTTCAGCTCTTCCCACATCTCGGTGGGAATCTGTTCGCGGATCTGGCGGGCGTTCTCGCGGGCCTGCGAAATGCAGGAGACGATGGAGCAGGGGCTGTTAGGGTCGAAGGCGAGGGCGTTGGTGACGGCGCGGGCGTCGGCGCTGATCTCGGCGGGCATTTCGAAGCGGAGGCTGTTGAGCAGGCAGATCCAGCCGAGCGAGGCGGTGTGCGGGGCGACGTCGAGGGCGATGTGAAGCTGCACGTCGAGGACGCGGGCCATGTGCTCGGCGCGCTCGAGGTAGCGGGACATCCAGTAGAGCGAATCAGCTACGCGCGAAAGCATCATCAGCAATGGCTCCGCTTAATTGAAAAAGGCGGGCAGGGACGCCCGCCCCACTTATTGTTGTTAATCATGGAGCACCCACGTGTCTTTGCTTCCCCCGCCTTGGGAGGAGTTTACGACGAGCGATCCTTTGCGGAGCGCGACTCTGGTGAGACCGCCGGGAATGATGCGCGCCCGCTCGCCGAAGAGGATGTAGATGCGCAGGTCTATATGCCGCGGCTCGATATTGCCCTCGAGGAAGCAGGGCGCGACCGAGAGCGAGAGCGTTGGCTGGGCGATGTAGTTGCGCGGATTGGCCATAATCTTTTCGCGGAACTCTTCCTGCTGGGCCTTGGTCGAGTGCGGGCCGATCAACATTCCGTAGCCGCCGGACTCGCCGACAGCCTTGACCACGAGCTTGTCCAGATTCTTCAGCGTGTGGTCGCGCTCGGCGGGGCGCGTCATCAAATACGTCTCGACGTTGTCTACGATGGGGTCCTGTTTCAGGTAATAGCGAATGATCTCCGGGACGTAGGCGTACATGGCCTTGTCGTCGGCGACGCCGGTGCCGGGGGCGTTGGCCAACGTGATGTTGCCGGCGCGATAGGCGTTCATCAGACCTGGCACGCCGAGCATGGAGTCTTCGCGAAAGGCGATGGGGTCGATGAAGTCGTCGTCAATGCGGCGATAGATGACATGCACGCGGCGGAGACCGGCGGTGGTGCGCTCGTAAACGACATTGTCGTGGACGACGAGATCCTGGCCTTGCACGAGGGGGATGCCCATCTGCCGGGCGAGGAAGGCGTGCTCGAAGTAGGCGGAGTTGTAGATGCCCGGCGTCAGCAGGACGATCCGAGCGCCGGCCTGCGAGACGGGGGCGACTTCGCGGAGGCAGGCGAGCAACTCCTGGCCGTAATGATCGATGGGGCGGACGTCGTAGTCGCGGAAAATGTTGGGGAAGACGCGCTTCATCACCTGGCGGTTGGAGAGCATGTAAGACACGCCGCTGGGCACGCGGAGGTTGTCTTCCAACACGGCGAAACGACCGTCGGGCGTCCGAACAAGGTCGGTGCCGACGACGGTCAGGTACGCTCTGCGTGGCGGGTCGATGCCGCGCATCTCGCGGCGGTAGTGCTTGCAGCTATAGACGAGTTCGGCGGGGATGATGCCGTCGGCGACGATCTTCGCGTCGTGGTAGAGGTCGTGAAGGAAGAGATTCAGCGCCGTAATCCGCTGGGCCATGCCGCGCTCAAGAACATCCCACTCGGCGGCGGTCACGATCCGCGGCAGGACGTCGTAGGGGAAGATGCGCTCGGTGCCGCTGGTTTCGCCGTAAACGGTGAAGGTGATGCCCTGCTGGAGGAAGGAGAGGTCGGCGGCCTGCTGGCGGCGCTGGATTTCCTCGGCGCCGAGTTCTGTTAAGCGGTCCTGAAGGATGCGGTAGTGCGACCGCGCGGTCGTGCCGGATTCATACGCCTCGTTATAGGGAGCGGCGAGGGAATGCGCAGTTGCAGTGTTTTCGACAGCCTGTGGCGTCATGGCGAGGCTCGAACCTAGGTTGCTTCTTTCAGCTTGGACTGGCGGAATCAGTATAAGGGAAAGCGCCAAATCCCCAAACCAGAAACGGCGGGCTGAGCCCGCCCTACGAGACGGGAAGGGTCAGGGTGAAGGTCGCGCCCTGGCCGGGCCGGGAGGCGACGCTAATGGTGCCGCCGAGGTCAGTCATGAGCTGCTTGCAGACGAAGAGGCCGAGTCCGACGCCGCCGCGGTCGAGTTCGGCCTCGTGGCGCTTGGTGGAGAAGAAGGGCTCGAAGATTTTGTCGAGATCGGCGGGCTTGATGCCTGGGCCGGTGTCGGCAACGGTGAGTTCAACGGTGTCGCCGGCGCGTTGTGCGGAGATCGAAAGGCGACCGGGGCGGCCGAGCATGGCCTGGCGGGCGTTGAGGAGGAGGTTGAAGAGGACCTGGCGGAGCGTCGGCGCGTGGAAGCAGGCTTGCGTTTCGGGCGGAACATTGACGGTCAGGGTGATGTCGTCCTTGGCGAGGTCGCGGGCGAGGCAGGAAACGGCGTCGTTGATGACGGGGATTAAGGGGTTATACGGGGAAGGGATTAAGGGATTAAGGGATTGAGGGATCAAGGGAGACGAGGCGGCGTCGGTCGCCATGCTGAGGATCTTGGGGCAGAGTTCGGCGAGGCGCTGCGCGGCGGCCAATGTTTTTTCGAGGGCCGTGCGCGCGAGTTGCGGGTCGTCGCGCTGGAGTGCGTATTGAGAGTAGCTGACGACTGGGGCGAGCATATTGTTGAACTCGTGCGCGAGGATGGCCGAGAGCGTGCCGAGAGACGCGAGGCGCTGGAGCTGCGTCACTTGTTCGCGAAGGTCGGCGAACTGGCGCTCCAGGCCGGCGAGTTGTTGCTGGACGTCGAGGTCGGCGTTGACAATTTCAGCGGGTGGAACTGCACGATCGTCTTGAGTCATGGCTTCGTCGGAGATATCGGCAGAAACGTTGAATGGGCGAAACGAAGAGGCGAATCCGCAGATGGCGCAGAATGCGCAGACGTGGAGAAGAAAGGCGCAAACGCACGGCGGCACGAAGGATTGAAGGATTGCTGGTAGTGGTGTGTGGCTGAGTAGGATCGGCAGAAGATGCGCGGAGGCCTTCAGATACTCTATAGAAGCTCCAAAGGGCGGTCAAAAGCGTTGATTTTGCGGGCGGAAATAGTGTAGGATGGTGGAGTTGAGGGGAGCGGCGTTCGCCGCATCCCTGGGCGGTCCTTTCGCATTGTGAGGAGCGAGAAATGAAGCGTTTCCCAATGGCGGCCGTTTGTGTTTTGACCATCGCGACGGGGTTGTGGATTGCCCATGCAGGCGATCTCAATCCGCCCGTTGGGCCGGTCGCGCCGACGATGAAGACGTTGGCGGAAGTCGAGCCGCGGATCGCGATCAATGCGACCAACACGCCCGGCGATGCCGACAGCCTCTTCAATATTTCCCAGCGCGGCTCGTATTACCTCACCGGCAACATCACCGGCGTCGCCGGCAAGCACGGCATCGAGATCGCCGCCGGCGGCGTCACTCTCGACCTCAACGGCTTTGACCTCGTGGGCGTCGCCGGGATGGGGCCCTTCGACGGAGTGAGCGTTACCGTGGTCGGCCTGACAAACGTCGCGGTGGTCAACGGCTCAGTTCGCAATTGGGGTCATACTGGCATCGATATCTTTCTGGCGAGCAACTCCCGCGTGGCCGACGTGCTCGCCAGCGGCAACGCCGGCAATGGCATCAGCGCCGGCAGCGTCTGCACGGTCACCAACTGCTCGGCGTACCTCAACACCGGCCATGGCTTTATCACCGGTAACGGCTGCACGGTTTCGAACTGCTCGGCATACACCAACACCGGCAACGGCATCAGCACCAACGGCGGCTGTACGGTGTCGAACTGCTCGGTGTTCCTCAATACCGCCAGCGGCATTACCACCTCCTCCGGCTGCACGGTCGCCGACTGTATCGCCCGGGCAAATACTCTCGACGGCATCGTGTGCGGATCCGCTTGCGTGATCCGCGGCAACACCTGCTCATCCAACGGCAGTGGCGGCGACGGCGCGGGCATCCACGCCTTCGGCACCGACGGCGACAACCGCATCGAAGGCAACAACTGCACCGATGCCGACCGCGGTATCGACGTGGACTTCGCCGGCAACCTCATCATCAAGAACACCTGTTCGGGGAACACAACGAATTGGGACGTCGCCATCGGGAACGCCGTCGCGCCCATTGTGGCGGCCACGACCAACGGGGCCGCCATTGGCGGCAACACTTACGCAGGCAGTCTTGGGTCGACCGACCCTAACGCGAATTTTACGTATTGAGGACAGCAGATCAGTGGGAGGAAGGAAGTATCCATGCAGCGAAAGTCAGGGATGTTCAAGCTGGTTCTACTCATCGGACTCGCCGCAGGGGGCGTTATTGCCGTCGCTGGCAACCTCAACCCGCCGGCCGGGCTGGTCGCGCCGACGCATAAGACGCTGACGGACGTCGAACCGCGGGTCGCGATCAATGCGACGAATACTCCGGGCGATGCCGACAGCGTGTTCAGGATCACGCAGGCCGGCTCGTACTACCTGACGGGGAATATTGCTGGCGTGGCGGCGAAGTCGTGCATTGAAGTGGAAGTCGTCGCGCCCGGTGCGGTCTCGATCGACTTGGCAGGGTTTCAGATCATTGGAACCGGCGCGTCGCTGCCCGGGGTATTCGTCGCGGAAGGCGGCGGAAACGTCACGCCAATCACGATTCGCAACGGCCGCATCCACGGCGGCAATTACGCCATCCGCGCCCTGGCCGCGACATCGAGCGTCGTCGAGAACGTACATGTGACCGGCAGCACGATCGGCATCCTGTGCGGCGCGAACGCGCTGGTGCGGGGGTGCACGGTGCGGGGCGTCGGCTCCACCGCGGGCATCATGGTCGGGGGCAATTCCATCGTGGAGCACTGCATCTCTGAAAGCAACAGCGGTGATGGCATTCGCACCGACCGCTCGTGCATCGTGCGCGACTGCGTCTCCAACAACAACACGGGCAACGGGATTACGCCGTTTTTCGCCGATCGGCTCACGGTCGAGCGGTGCGTATGCACGGGCAACGGGGGCAACGGCGTCCAGGTGGATGACTACGGCGCGGTGCGGCAATGCACCGCCGCCGGCAACACCCTCGACGGCATCGAGGCGCAGGACGGCGGCACTATTACCGATTGCAGCGCAACTCAAAACGGACAGGATGGCATCGAGGTTTCGGACCGTTGCCACGTCGTGGGCAACACCTGCGACGGCAATGGCGCGAGCAGCGTCGCCGCGGGCATTCAGGCCACCGGCTCGGACAGCCGGATCGAAGGGAACTTCTGCAGCAACGCGGACAAGGGCATCGACGTGGATGGCGCCGGCAACATCATCGTGCGGAATACCTGCACGGGAAACACGACGAACAATTGGGAGTTTGTCGCCAACAACGTCTTCGGTCCGATCGTCGATCGGACGGCGCCGGCCAGCCCGGCGGTGGCGGGGAATACCGCGGTGGACAGCACGGCGACCACCCATCCGAACGCGAACTTTACGTATTGAAGCATGCATCAACAGGAAAGGGAGAGGGGAAGTATTTATGGAGCGGAAAACACAAATCTTGGCTGCACTCATTGTGGCGGCTATCAGCGGCGGCGCCCTCGCGGGCGACCTGAACCCGCCGGCCGGCGCGGTCGCGCCGACGCACAAAACGTTGACGGAGGTCGAGCCGCGGATTGCCGTCAATGCGACAAACACGCCGGCCGACACCAACAGCATCTACCGGATCACGCAACCGGGGTCGTATTACCTGACCGGTAACATCACCGGGGTGAGTGCGAAGAACGGCATAAAGTTCGCGGCAAGCGGCGTGACGCTGGACCTCATGGGTTTTGAGATCGTGGGAGTGGCCGGTTCGTTGGATGGTATTCTGGTTTCCGGCAATCGGACCAACATCTCGGTGGCCAATGGCACCGTCAGAGGTTGGGGCGGAGACGGGATCGACGCCGCGACGGCGACGGTCGCCGGGCTGGAGCGCTTGAAGTCGTATCAAAACGGGGGTATCGGAATTAAACTCGGCGGGAACGGGATGATTGTGGAATGCACCGGTCACCTGAATACCGGCGCGGGAATCTCCACAACCGCGGGAACGCTGCTGGATCGGTGCGTGGCAACGTCCAATACCGGTTCAGGAATCATCGCCTCGGAGGGGAGCGTGGTGGCGAAGTGCGTGGCGCGAGGGAATTCTGCGCATGGGATCGACGTCACCAATCACACGCTGGTGGAGGGGTGCATCGTCACGCTAAACGGGACCGGTGGGACCAACGCGGGCATCCATGTGAACGGCAGCGGCAATCGCATCGACGGGAATCATGTGTCGAACAGCGACAGCCGAGGAATTCGCGTGGCCGCGGCGGGCAATGTGATCGTGCGCAACAGCGTGAGAAGCAGCACGGTGCAGGCGTATGACATTGCGGCAGGCAACGATTATGCACAGATCCTGACCTTACCGGGAGCCGGATTCACGAGCAGCGTGGCGTGGGCGAATTTTTCCGATCAAGCGCCGACTTGCGTGGATGGGATTCAAAATGGCAGCGAGACGGGCGTGGATTGCGGAGGCGGAACGTGTCCGCCGTGCGGGGCGGGCCAGGGATGTCTGGCCGGCAGCGATTGCGTGAGCGGAATATGTTCCGGCGGGATTTGCCAACCCTAGCCAACGGCACCACGAGGGTCGGGTTCGAATGAATTGTTTGAGACGGGAAGATGCAGAATTACGCGTATTCTCTTAAGGGAGGGTCCGATCATGAATCGCACAGTACAATTGAGCGTGGCGGTCCTCGGCTTGGCCGGCGGGCTGGCGCTCGCGCAGTCAAACATCGACAACTCTGTCCCCGATAAGTACGGCTGGGGCGAGAACATCGGCTGGACGAACTGGCGCGACGCAAATGGATCGCTCCAGGGCGTCAACGTTGGCGGCCTCATCCTCTCCGGCTTCACCTGGGGCGAGAACATTGGCTGGATCAACGTCGGCGACGGGACGCCGACCACGCCGCCTTTCTATGCCAATGTCGACGGGACCGACTTCGGCGTGAACATTGATCCGGACGGCGACCTGCACGGGTACGCGTGGGGCGAGAACGTCGGGTGGATCAATTTCGACGGCGGCGCGCTGGCGACGCCGGCACAACCGGCGCGGATCATCTGCGCCAGCCCGCCGGGGATGCCGCTGGCGAGGCTGACCGGGTACGTGTGGGGCGAGAACGTCGGATGGCTCAACCTCGATGTCGTCGACGCGGGCAAGTTCGTGGCGGTCGAACTGACATCTACGCCGCTGGCGTGCGATCTGAACCACGACGGCCTTCCCAACGGCGGCGACGTGCAGGCCTTTACCAGTCTGGTGCTATTGGGCGGCGCGGATTGGACGGATGTCTGCTCGGGCGACCAGGAGATCGTGCCGGATGGAATGCTCGATTTCGATGACGTTGATCCGTTTGTAACCTGCCTGCTGACGCAGCCGTAGGGCCGGCGGGACACTTCCCAATCCGCGGGACCGTTGCCCATTAACTGCTCCGTCGCCAATTCGGATGCACGTTCTGCGGGCCTTCCTGGAGCACGATGGGCGCGATGTGATCGCGGACGAAGCGCGGCTGTGTGGTGTCGGTGTGACCGCCCCAATCGCCTTCCGCTTCAAAGGAGGCTCGCCAAGCGATATTGGTGATCTTTGAGTAAAGGCGGCGCGTCGACTGCGAGGCGCCCGGCGGGACGACGAAGCCGTGCAGACCGGCCGAGGGAATTTCACCGGCTTCGCGGTCGGCGGTCCCGGCCATGGGGACGGCGAAGTTCAGGACGGCATCGTTGTCCGAGGTGAAGACGTACAGTCGGCCGGACACATGCTGCAGTGCATTGGTCAGGTCATAGTCGTCACCGATGGATGCCCCCAGAAGTACGACGTTGTCCACGCGGCAGTCGGCGGGGAGGGCCTCCAACGTATAGACGGCGACGGCGGTCCCGGCGGAAAGACCCATGAGCGTAATCGGAGCGTCGGGATAGGATCGGCGGGCTTCGCGGATCATGACGGCGACTTCACCGGCCTTTTGCCGCTTGTATTCGTTGCTGGCGACCTGATCGGCGAAGACGCCCATGCCGGTCTCCCATTTCGGCTCGACAAACTGGCCGTCGAACTTTGCCATCTCCAGGCCGGCCTTCACGCCGCGACCCCAGTTGCTGATGACGCCGCCGCCGCCGGCGCCGTCGAGGTAGTAGACGTCGCCGTGAGTGGATGCCACCGTTTGTGACGGGGACATCTCGCTGCAGCCGGCCCCCGATATCGCAGTGAGGAGCAACGCCGAGAGATTGAGAATACATCGATTTTTGATGCTGTACATCGGTCGACCTTTCATATTCCTGATCACTTGCTATTGAAGCGGAATCACGTGGGGGAAAAAGTCTTACTGCTCCGCCTTGCCGCCGACCTCGGCGAACTTGACCTTGTCGCAAAGGCCACCGGTGTCGTAGTGGACGACGCAGTAGTGGGGGCTCGGAAGCTCCTTGATCAGCCGGGCGTCGTAGAGCTGAACGAGCTGTCCCGTCGATTGGCTGCGCAGTCCCATGAGGGGATCGCCCATCTTGAGGTCGGCTTCACATTCGGCGGCAGATTTTCCTTTGAGTTTTTCGTGATAGATCAGGGCCAAGGCGATATCGACCTTGCCGGAGTCCATCTTGACTTTTTCGATGAGGACGATGCGGTCGTCGGCGACTTCGACAACATAACGCTGGCTATTCAGGACATCCATGGGGACGGGATAAGCGCGCCACTGTCGGGAGCTGTTCACATCCGCGAAGACGTCAATCGGCTGGCCGAGGACCTCGTCGGCCTTTGCCGCGTTCCTGCCCAGGAGTTGTTCGCCGAGCTTGTCGGCTTCTGCGTCGTCGACCACCTTACCGACTACGTGGATGCCGATTTTGACGGCGGAAGTGACCGGGTTGCAGCCCGAGGCAAGCATCGCTGCCAGCAGCAGAGGTGTGGATGCAAAGTACTTTAACATCATAAGACCCTCACATTGAAAAAGGACCAATCACGCGCCCGGTTTGGGACCCGGCTTTTCGGTAGTGTACAGTCCAACCAAGCGTGCGATCAACAAAGTAACATACAACATTCCCGTAGTCGATTCGATCATGACCAGCCACTGGGCCACCCTGGACCCCGGGACGATATCGCCGCATCCGCCGGTGAGCGTCGCAAAACTGAAGTAGACTGCTTCGAAGTGCGCCATCACGCGGTTGGAACCGTTTCCGGCGGTGAACACGAAGGAGCCGGGCACCCATCGAGCGACCAGGGAGTACGCCGACGACCAGACAAGGGCGATGAGCAGGAAAGTGGCGATGCCTGCGCAGAGCACTTGAGAATCGACCCTGGGGGCGCGGAGGATATAGCGCAGTAGTTGAAAGCAAACGAATGCAAGGCAGACCAATCCGGAAATAAGCGTGAATCCATGGGGTTGCGGCTCCGGATCGAAATGGTCGTACCACCGAGCCAACAAGGCCGGAAGAACAAGGGCGGACGCGAGAATAAGCGTTCGTCGTCGGCCTCCGATCGCCGCCACGGCGGACAGCAAGACCAGGGTGATCAACGCCGTTTCGATGAGTTGGCCGTACGGCAGCGAATCAATAAATAGGTACGAAATGATAAGCACCGACAGCGCCACTAGGAAGTGGGAGACTGAGTAGCGGCGCAGTCCTTCCTGGACGAGCTTGGTTGCGTGCGATGGACGAAGCGAGGACTCACGCATCAATGAGCACGACTCCCTCCAAGAAGCGATTTCGCGTTTGCCGCTGGTTCGACCTGAACTCCCTATTTGCATTTGGCGCAAACGCGAGG
This window contains:
- a CDS encoding circularly permuted type 2 ATP-grasp protein, which encodes MTPQAVENTATAHSLAAPYNEAYESGTTARSHYRILQDRLTELGAEEIQRRQQAADLSFLQQGITFTVYGETSGTERIFPYDVLPRIVTAAEWDVLERGMAQRITALNLFLHDLYHDAKIVADGIIPAELVYSCKHYRREMRGIDPPRRAYLTVVGTDLVRTPDGRFAVLEDNLRVPSGVSYMLSNRQVMKRVFPNIFRDYDVRPIDHYGQELLACLREVAPVSQAGARIVLLTPGIYNSAYFEHAFLARQMGIPLVQGQDLVVHDNVVYERTTAGLRRVHVIYRRIDDDFIDPIAFREDSMLGVPGLMNAYRAGNITLANAPGTGVADDKAMYAYVPEIIRYYLKQDPIVDNVETYLMTRPAERDHTLKNLDKLVVKAVGESGGYGMLIGPHSTKAQQEEFREKIMANPRNYIAQPTLSLSVAPCFLEGNIEPRHIDLRIYILFGERARIIPGGLTRVALRKGSLVVNSSQGGGSKDTWVLHD
- a CDS encoding right-handed parallel beta-helix repeat-containing protein; protein product: MKRFPMAAVCVLTIATGLWIAHAGDLNPPVGPVAPTMKTLAEVEPRIAINATNTPGDADSLFNISQRGSYYLTGNITGVAGKHGIEIAAGGVTLDLNGFDLVGVAGMGPFDGVSVTVVGLTNVAVVNGSVRNWGHTGIDIFLASNSRVADVLASGNAGNGISAGSVCTVTNCSAYLNTGHGFITGNGCTVSNCSAYTNTGNGISTNGGCTVSNCSVFLNTASGITTSSGCTVADCIARANTLDGIVCGSACVIRGNTCSSNGSGGDGAGIHAFGTDGDNRIEGNNCTDADRGIDVDFAGNLIIKNTCSGNTTNWDVAIGNAVAPIVAATTNGAAIGGNTYAGSLGSTDPNANFTY
- a CDS encoding HAMP domain-containing sensor histidine kinase, with product MTQDDRAVPPAEIVNADLDVQQQLAGLERQFADLREQVTQLQRLASLGTLSAILAHEFNNMLAPVVSYSQYALQRDDPQLARTALEKTLAAAQRLAELCPKILSMATDAASSPLIPQSLNPLIPSPYNPLIPVINDAVSCLARDLAKDDITLTVNVPPETQACFHAPTLRQVLFNLLLNARQAMLGRPGRLSISAQRAGDTVELTVADTGPGIKPADLDKIFEPFFSTKRHEAELDRGGVGLGLFVCKQLMTDLGGTISVASRPGQGATFTLTLPVS
- a CDS encoding alpha/beta hydrolase — protein: MSPSQTVASTHGDVYYLDGAGGGGVISNWGRGVKAGLEMAKFDGQFVEPKWETGMGVFADQVASNEYKRQKAGEVAVMIREARRSYPDAPITLMGLSAGTAVAVYTLEALPADCRVDNVVLLGASIGDDYDLTNALQHVSGRLYVFTSDNDAVLNFAVPMAGTADREAGEIPSAGLHGFVVPPGASQSTRRLYSKITNIAWRASFEAEGDWGGHTDTTQPRFVRDHIAPIVLQEGPQNVHPNWRRSS
- a CDS encoding right-handed parallel beta-helix repeat-containing protein — encoded protein: MQRKSGMFKLVLLIGLAAGGVIAVAGNLNPPAGLVAPTHKTLTDVEPRVAINATNTPGDADSVFRITQAGSYYLTGNIAGVAAKSCIEVEVVAPGAVSIDLAGFQIIGTGASLPGVFVAEGGGNVTPITIRNGRIHGGNYAIRALAATSSVVENVHVTGSTIGILCGANALVRGCTVRGVGSTAGIMVGGNSIVEHCISESNSGDGIRTDRSCIVRDCVSNNNTGNGITPFFADRLTVERCVCTGNGGNGVQVDDYGAVRQCTAAGNTLDGIEAQDGGTITDCSATQNGQDGIEVSDRCHVVGNTCDGNGASSVAAGIQATGSDSRIEGNFCSNADKGIDVDGAGNIIVRNTCTGNTTNNWEFVANNVFGPIVDRTAPASPAVAGNTAVDSTATTHPNANFTY
- a CDS encoding transglutaminase family protein, translating into MLYKIHHTTAFRYDQPIRESVMEVRMKPRSEASQRCHEFNLKTSPAARTHSYTDYLGNVVQHFDIPSVHDHLEVTAVALVETYANGASPPAGEASAWNQLDALAGSAEHWDWLHPSYFAKPSDPLSAFAERAGLRRESDPLTVLNKTREALHAAIRYDRGATRVDSPIDECLEKKSGVCQDFAHVFIALARGLGIPARYVSGYLFHREGDAEPAAGAATHAWAEAFIPGVGWMGFDPSNNCAVGERHIRVAIGRDYKDVPPNRGVFKGIANQSLDVHVDVARA
- a CDS encoding right-handed parallel beta-helix repeat-containing protein, which encodes MAALIVAAISGGALAGDLNPPAGAVAPTHKTLTEVEPRIAVNATNTPADTNSIYRITQPGSYYLTGNITGVSAKNGIKFAASGVTLDLMGFEIVGVAGSLDGILVSGNRTNISVANGTVRGWGGDGIDAATATVAGLERLKSYQNGGIGIKLGGNGMIVECTGHLNTGAGISTTAGTLLDRCVATSNTGSGIIASEGSVVAKCVARGNSAHGIDVTNHTLVEGCIVTLNGTGGTNAGIHVNGSGNRIDGNHVSNSDSRGIRVAAAGNVIVRNSVRSSTVQAYDIAAGNDYAQILTLPGAGFTSSVAWANFSDQAPTCVDGIQNGSETGVDCGGGTCPPCGAGQGCLAGSDCVSGICSGGICQP
- a CDS encoding ion channel, with translation MRESSLRPSHATKLVQEGLRRYSVSHFLVALSVLIISYLFIDSLPYGQLIETALITLVLLSAVAAIGGRRRTLILASALVLPALLARWYDHFDPEPQPHGFTLISGLVCLAFVCFQLLRYILRAPRVDSQVLCAGIATFLLIALVWSSAYSLVARWVPGSFVFTAGNGSNRVMAHFEAVYFSFATLTGGCGDIVPGSRVAQWLVMIESTTGMLYVTLLIARLVGLYTTEKPGPKPGA
- a CDS encoding alpha-E domain-containing protein; translation: MMLSRVADSLYWMSRYLERAEHMARVLDVQLHIALDVAPHTASLGWICLLNSLRFEMPAEISADARAVTNALAFDPNSPCSIVSCISQARENARQIREQIPTEMWEELNNLYLSMRDMNTDRLWAAGPHAFFRGVQRGAQLVAGLSDSALNHGEGWQFIRLGRYLERAIVLAWLLDSHFGMRGAGDDREATPSDFVAWAGLLRMCSAYEAYCRVHTVELQPRRILDFLLLNVEFPHAVRFCARQIDKAITGIAGWTGTAHIAPACRLAGRLNADLAYGTIDEVLAGDLGTYLNTVVKTGASVHDAVYNQYISYTVDSVLQGELVEA